Proteins co-encoded in one Kutzneria chonburiensis genomic window:
- a CDS encoding ABC transporter permease has translation MLRGLVGVAFLLLLWETVVRAGMVPADYLPPPSIVFPQLVVMLADPGFLLAVVATMLSWAIALGLAVGIAVPAGLALAGVPWLKVASATVVEFLRPIPAVALVPLLVVSVGGGPTTKIALAVFAGLWPILFNTIYAFNEIEPLQVDTARVFGAGRLRVLTRVALPSVAPFVLTGVRLSAAIGLAVVISAEMLTGASGGIGKLIADAASGATRMDRVLAGVVVAGVLGYVINAGLERVHRRWFGWQA, from the coding sequence GTGCTGCGCGGCCTGGTCGGTGTGGCCTTTCTGTTGCTGCTGTGGGAAACCGTGGTGCGGGCGGGGATGGTGCCGGCTGACTACCTGCCGCCGCCGTCCATCGTGTTCCCGCAACTGGTGGTGATGCTGGCAGATCCGGGGTTTCTGCTGGCGGTGGTGGCGACGATGCTGTCCTGGGCGATCGCGCTGGGCCTGGCGGTGGGGATCGCGGTGCCGGCGGGACTGGCGCTGGCGGGAGTGCCGTGGCTGAAGGTGGCCAGCGCGACGGTGGTGGAGTTCCTGCGGCCGATTCCGGCGGTGGCGCTGGTGCCGCTGCTGGTGGTGTCGGTCGGCGGTGGCCCGACGACGAAGATCGCGCTGGCGGTGTTTGCCGGGCTGTGGCCGATTCTGTTCAACACCATCTACGCCTTCAACGAGATCGAACCGTTGCAAGTGGACACTGCCAGGGTGTTCGGGGCGGGGCGACTCAGGGTGCTGACTCGGGTTGCGCTGCCGAGTGTCGCGCCGTTTGTGCTGACGGGTGTGAGGCTGTCGGCGGCCATCGGCTTGGCGGTGGTGATCTCGGCGGAGATGCTGACGGGGGCCAGTGGCGGCATTGGCAAGCTGATCGCCGACGCGGCGAGTGGGGCGACCCGGATGGACCGCGTGCTGGCCGGAGTCGTGGTGGCTGGGGTACTGGGCTACGTGATCAACGCGGGCCTGGAACGGGTGCACCGGCGCTGGTTCGGGTGGCAGGCATGA
- a CDS encoding ABC transporter substrate-binding protein: MTDPHAGPTAGRAWSRRLFLSVTAAAAVAAVDSGCSLLGGPADPNVQAAGDRTLEKTKINVSLIPCTDVGPLWLAKKNGYFAAEGLDVTLVNKPNGPGVISSVFGGDADFGFATYPVLVQAQLKTNGKQNLRVVADASAAKPDTTAVVVKKGSSLTRAEDLKGKKIAVTARGTMADLAVMAGLRAAKVDWSTVDWKQIGFADMLPKLESGEIDAAFFAEPYVTIAQAQAGVTTVFQPLTGALDGIPLSGYMATEQTTKQLPKTVAAFQRAIRKAQTEAATQQGDTEVKQTMVDNANVQPDIAPVIHLPSYPISADPTRLQRVPDLMQQFGLIGQKFDMKPMILPQLG, encoded by the coding sequence ATGACTGATCCACACGCCGGTCCGACGGCGGGCAGGGCCTGGTCGCGGCGGCTGTTCCTGTCGGTGACGGCGGCGGCCGCGGTGGCCGCGGTGGACTCCGGATGCAGCCTGCTCGGCGGCCCGGCCGACCCGAACGTCCAGGCCGCCGGCGACCGGACGCTGGAGAAAACCAAGATCAACGTCTCGCTGATCCCGTGCACCGACGTCGGCCCGCTGTGGCTGGCCAAGAAGAACGGCTACTTCGCCGCCGAAGGCCTCGACGTCACGCTGGTCAACAAGCCCAACGGCCCGGGCGTGATCAGCAGCGTGTTCGGCGGGGACGCCGACTTCGGCTTCGCCACCTACCCGGTGCTGGTGCAGGCGCAGCTGAAGACCAACGGCAAGCAGAACCTCCGGGTGGTGGCCGACGCCTCCGCGGCCAAGCCCGACACCACCGCGGTCGTGGTGAAGAAGGGATCCTCACTGACCCGGGCGGAAGACCTGAAGGGCAAGAAGATCGCCGTCACCGCCCGTGGCACCATGGCCGACCTGGCCGTGATGGCCGGCCTGCGTGCGGCCAAAGTGGACTGGTCCACAGTGGACTGGAAGCAGATCGGCTTTGCCGACATGCTGCCCAAGCTGGAGAGCGGCGAGATCGACGCCGCCTTCTTCGCCGAGCCGTACGTCACCATCGCGCAGGCGCAGGCCGGCGTGACCACCGTGTTCCAGCCGCTGACCGGTGCGCTGGACGGGATTCCGCTCAGCGGCTACATGGCCACCGAGCAGACCACCAAGCAGCTGCCCAAGACCGTCGCCGCGTTCCAGCGGGCGATCCGCAAGGCCCAGACCGAGGCGGCGACTCAGCAGGGCGACACCGAGGTCAAGCAGACCATGGTGGACAACGCCAACGTGCAGCCGGACATCGCGCCGGTGATCCACCTGCCGTCCTACCCGATCTCGGCCGACCCGACCCGGTTGCAGCGGGTGCCCGACCTGATGCAGCAGTTCGGGCTGATCGGCCAGAAGTTCGACATGAAGCCGATGATCCTGCCGCAGCTGGGCTGA